The Euphorbia lathyris chromosome 3, ddEupLath1.1, whole genome shotgun sequence genome contains a region encoding:
- the LOC136222920 gene encoding calcineurin B-like protein 10 isoform X2, with protein sequence MDKRSSNLSISERLCAVCIPLIGIIEAVTLSFAGCCNRQTPPPRLTYTYSDLSRIARTTLFTVNEIEALLDLFKKLSCSIVDDGLIHKEELQLALLSTPAGKNLFLDRVMQMLNAIFEESAVQLSEDHLQDIIDKTFEDADADKDGKINKEEWKAFVVRHPALLKNMTLPNLKDITTVFTSFIFNTQVVD encoded by the exons ATGGATAAGAGATCAAGCAATTTGTCGATAAGCGAAAGACTATGTGCTGTTTGTATACCGCTGATCGGAATAATAGAAGCAGTAACCTTGAGTTTTGCTGGTTGCTGTAATCGACAAACTCCTCCTCCTAGGCTTACTTACACTTATAGTGACCTCAGTCGCATTGCCAGAACTACTCTgt TTACCGTCAATGAGATAGAGGCTTTGCTTGATCTGTTCAAGAAGTTGAGTTGTTCGATTGTTGATGATGGTCTTATACACAAG GAAGAGCTCCAGTTGGCACTATTGAGCACTCCAGCAGGGAAAAACCTCTTCCTGGACAGA GTGATGCAAATGTTAAATGCCATTTTTGAGGAATCTGCTGTACAACTCTCAGAAGATCATCTTCAAGATATCATTGACAAG ACATTTGAAGATGCAGATGCTGATAAGGATGGAAAGATTAACAAAGAAGAATGGAAAGCATTTGTTGTACGGCACCCAGCCCTTTTGAAGAACATGACTCTTCCAAATTTGAA GGATATAACAACAGtgttcacaagttttatttTCAACACTCAAGTTGTTGACTGA
- the LOC136222920 gene encoding calcineurin B-like protein 10 isoform X1: protein MDKRSSNLSISERLCAVCIPLIGIIEAVTLSFAGCCNRQTPPPRLTYTYSDLSRIARTTLFTVNEIEALLDLFKKLSCSIVDDGLIHKEELQLALLSTPAGKNLFLDRIFDLFDEKRNGVIEFEDFVHALNIFHPFASMEDKIDFAFRLYDLRQSGYIEQEQVMQMLNAIFEESAVQLSEDHLQDIIDKTFEDADADKDGKINKEEWKAFVVRHPALLKNMTLPNLKDITTVFTSFIFNTQVVD from the exons ATGGATAAGAGATCAAGCAATTTGTCGATAAGCGAAAGACTATGTGCTGTTTGTATACCGCTGATCGGAATAATAGAAGCAGTAACCTTGAGTTTTGCTGGTTGCTGTAATCGACAAACTCCTCCTCCTAGGCTTACTTACACTTATAGTGACCTCAGTCGCATTGCCAGAACTACTCTgt TTACCGTCAATGAGATAGAGGCTTTGCTTGATCTGTTCAAGAAGTTGAGTTGTTCGATTGTTGATGATGGTCTTATACACAAG GAAGAGCTCCAGTTGGCACTATTGAGCACTCCAGCAGGGAAAAACCTCTTCCTGGACAGA ATATTTGATCTTTTTGATGAGAAGAGAAATGGAGTTATTGAATTTGAGGACTTTGTCCATGCGCTAAACATTTTTCATCCTTTTGCTTCTATGGAGGATAAAATTGATT TCGCATTTAGGTTGTATGATTTGAGACAAAGTGGATATATCGAACAGGAACAA GTGATGCAAATGTTAAATGCCATTTTTGAGGAATCTGCTGTACAACTCTCAGAAGATCATCTTCAAGATATCATTGACAAG ACATTTGAAGATGCAGATGCTGATAAGGATGGAAAGATTAACAAAGAAGAATGGAAAGCATTTGTTGTACGGCACCCAGCCCTTTTGAAGAACATGACTCTTCCAAATTTGAA GGATATAACAACAGtgttcacaagttttatttTCAACACTCAAGTTGTTGACTGA